The proteins below are encoded in one region of Mycobacterium pseudokansasii:
- a CDS encoding M24 family metallopeptidase — translation MTHSQRRHNLKAKIGAAGLDAMLVTDLINVRYLSGFSGSNGALLVFADDREAVLATDGRYRTQAAQQAPDLEVVIERALGRHLSCRAAECGVGRLGFESHVVTVDGLDALTAALQDTETELVRASGTVEALREVKDAGELALLRLACEAADAALTDLLRRGGLRPGRTEREVARDLEGLMFDHGADAVSFETIVAAGPNSAIPHHRPTDAVLATGDFVKIDFGALVAGYHSDMTRTFVLGKAADWQLELYQLVSRAQRAGREALCPDAELREVDAAARQLITDAGYGDNFGHGLGHGVGLQIHEAPGIGATSAGTLLAGSVVTVEPGVYLPGRGGVRIEDTLVVPSKTPGASESAGQTPELLTRFPKELAIL, via the coding sequence GTGACACATTCCCAGCGTCGACACAACCTGAAAGCCAAAATCGGTGCCGCCGGACTGGATGCGATGCTGGTCACCGACCTGATAAATGTCCGATATCTATCCGGTTTCAGCGGGTCGAACGGCGCGTTGCTGGTGTTCGCCGACGACCGCGAAGCCGTACTGGCCACCGACGGCCGGTACCGCACTCAGGCCGCGCAGCAGGCGCCCGACCTCGAGGTGGTCATCGAGCGGGCACTCGGCCGTCACCTGAGCTGCCGTGCGGCCGAATGCGGCGTCGGCAGGCTGGGTTTCGAAAGCCATGTGGTCACGGTGGATGGCCTGGATGCGCTGACGGCTGCGCTGCAGGACACCGAGACCGAGCTGGTCCGCGCGTCGGGGACGGTGGAGGCGCTGCGTGAGGTCAAGGATGCCGGTGAGCTCGCGTTGTTGCGGCTGGCCTGCGAAGCGGCCGACGCCGCGCTGACCGACCTGCTACGGCGCGGCGGCCTGCGCCCGGGCCGCACCGAGCGCGAGGTGGCCCGCGACCTGGAAGGGCTGATGTTCGATCACGGCGCCGACGCCGTGTCGTTCGAGACGATCGTGGCGGCCGGACCGAATTCGGCCATCCCGCACCACCGGCCCACCGACGCGGTGCTGGCCACCGGTGATTTCGTCAAGATCGACTTCGGCGCGCTGGTCGCCGGCTATCACTCCGACATGACCCGCACCTTCGTGCTGGGCAAGGCGGCCGACTGGCAGCTGGAGCTCTACCAGCTGGTCTCCCGGGCGCAGCGGGCCGGTCGCGAGGCGTTGTGCCCGGATGCCGAGCTGCGTGAGGTCGACGCCGCCGCGCGCCAGTTGATCACCGACGCGGGCTACGGCGACAACTTTGGACACGGTCTGGGACACGGTGTTGGCCTGCAGATACACGAAGCGCCGGGCATCGGGGCGACATCCGCCGGTACACTACTTGCGGGCTCCGTGGTGACCGTGGAGCCCGGCGTCTATCTACCCGGCCGCGGCGGTGTCCGCATCGAGGACACATTGGTAGTGCCCTCCAAGACGCCAGGCGCCTCGGAAAGCGCCGGACAGACCCCGGAGTTGTTGACCCGGTTCCCCAAGGAACTGGCCATTTTGTAG
- the nusB gene encoding transcription antitermination factor NusB — protein sequence MPEGRPGKPVKGRHQARKRAVDLLFEAEARGMSPLEVVESRTALAAAKPEVAPLHPYTAAVARGVSEDAAHIDDLIAAHLQGWTLDRLPAVDRAILRVSVWELLHADDVPEPVAVDEAVELAKELSTDDSPGFVNGVLGQVMLVTPQIRAAAHAVRQAVPGDAERLPENQGSGS from the coding sequence ATGCCCGAGGGAAGACCGGGCAAGCCGGTTAAAGGACGCCATCAGGCCCGCAAGCGCGCGGTGGACCTGTTGTTCGAGGCCGAGGCGCGGGGCATGAGCCCGCTCGAGGTGGTCGAGTCGCGCACCGCACTCGCGGCAGCCAAGCCGGAAGTCGCGCCGTTGCATCCCTACACCGCCGCGGTGGCGCGCGGCGTCAGCGAGGACGCCGCCCACATCGACGACCTGATCGCCGCGCATCTGCAGGGCTGGACCCTGGATCGGCTGCCTGCGGTGGATCGCGCCATTCTGCGGGTTTCGGTGTGGGAATTGCTGCATGCCGACGACGTCCCCGAACCGGTAGCCGTCGACGAGGCCGTCGAGCTGGCCAAGGAACTGTCCACCGACGATTCGCCCGGCTTCGTCAACGGAGTGCTGGGGCAAGTCATGCTGGTGACGCCGCAGATCCGCGCGGCCGCTCACGCGGTCCGCCAGGCGGTGCCTGGAGATGCGGAACGCCTGCCGGAAAACCAAGGATCGGGTTCATGA
- a CDS encoding dihydrolipoyl dehydrogenase family protein has product MAADQQEQTYDQTFDVVVLGAGPVGQSVADRARAAGLDVAVVERELVGGECSYWACVPSKSLLRPVLAVSDVRRVDGAREAVTGAIDPAGVFGRRDRYVNDWDDTSRVDWVAGIGATLVRGHGRLDGPRRVVVTTPSGREVVLAVRHAVVICTGSRSAIPDLPGLAEARPWTNREANDSSDVPNRLAIVGAGGVGVEMATAWQGLGSKVTLLARGSRLLPRMEPFVGELVGRGLAEAGVDVRTGVTVRELSRAYPYCPLALALTDGTELEVDEILFATGRKPLTDHIGLETVGLTPGSWLDVDDTCCVPAVEDGWLYAAGDVNHRALLTHQGKYQARIAGAAIGARAAGTPLDTAPWGVHATTADHHAVPQALFTDPEVAAVGLTEEQAVQAGHRVKAVDVEIGDVVMGAKLYADGYRGRARMVVDVDRGHLVGVTMVGPGVTEMLHSATIAVAGQVPIERLWHAVPCFPTVSELWLRLLEAYRDSFFVVV; this is encoded by the coding sequence ATGGCGGCCGACCAACAGGAACAGACATACGACCAGACATTCGACGTAGTGGTGCTCGGGGCGGGTCCGGTGGGCCAGAGTGTGGCGGACCGCGCACGGGCGGCCGGCCTGGACGTCGCGGTGGTCGAACGTGAGCTCGTCGGGGGCGAGTGTTCGTATTGGGCCTGCGTGCCCAGCAAGTCGCTGCTGCGTCCGGTCCTCGCGGTCTCCGACGTCCGCCGGGTCGACGGCGCGCGCGAGGCGGTCACCGGTGCGATAGACCCGGCCGGTGTCTTCGGCCGCCGCGACCGCTATGTGAACGACTGGGACGACACCAGCCGGGTCGACTGGGTGGCCGGTATCGGAGCGACGCTGGTCCGTGGACATGGACGGTTGGACGGTCCGCGACGAGTTGTCGTCACCACACCCAGCGGCAGGGAGGTGGTGCTGGCCGTCCGGCACGCGGTTGTCATCTGCACCGGAAGCCGGTCCGCGATCCCCGACTTGCCCGGCCTAGCCGAAGCACGACCCTGGACCAACCGCGAAGCCAATGACAGTAGCGATGTCCCGAACCGGCTCGCCATTGTCGGGGCCGGCGGCGTGGGTGTCGAAATGGCAACGGCCTGGCAAGGATTGGGCTCAAAGGTGACCTTACTGGCCAGAGGCTCGCGCCTACTGCCGCGGATGGAACCCTTTGTGGGAGAGCTTGTCGGCCGCGGTCTGGCAGAGGCTGGTGTGGACGTGCGCACGGGTGTGACAGTTCGCGAACTCAGCCGGGCATACCCCTACTGCCCGCTGGCACTCGCGCTGACCGACGGCACCGAGCTCGAGGTCGACGAAATACTGTTTGCCACCGGCCGAAAACCCCTCACCGACCATATCGGCTTGGAAACAGTCGGATTAACCCCCGGCAGCTGGCTCGATGTCGACGACACCTGCTGCGTGCCCGCCGTCGAAGATGGTTGGCTCTACGCGGCCGGCGATGTCAATCACCGCGCGCTGCTGACCCATCAGGGCAAGTACCAAGCGCGCATTGCCGGTGCGGCCATCGGCGCCCGCGCCGCGGGCACGCCGCTGGACACCGCGCCGTGGGGCGTTCATGCGACCACCGCAGACCATCACGCCGTGCCGCAGGCCCTTTTCACCGACCCCGAAGTCGCCGCGGTCGGCCTCACAGAAGAACAGGCGGTGCAGGCCGGGCACCGGGTCAAGGCCGTCGATGTCGAAATCGGGGACGTCGTCATGGGAGCCAAGCTTTATGCCGACGGGTACAGAGGCCGGGCGCGAATGGTGGTCGACGTTGATCGCGGCCATCTGGTCGGCGTGACCATGGTGGGCCCGGGCGTCACGGAGATGCTGCACTCGGCCACCATCGCCGTCGCCGGCCAAGTGCCGATCGAGCGGTTGTGGCACGCCGTGCCGTGCTTTCCGACTGTCAGCGAATTGTGGCTGAGACTTCTTGAGGCCTACCGGGATTCGTTTTTCGTGGTCGTCTAG
- the efp gene encoding elongation factor P, producing the protein MATTADFKNGLVLNIDGQLWQIVEFQHVKPGKGPAFVRTKLKNVLSGKVVDKTYNAGVKVETATVDRRDTTYLYRDGSDFVFMDSQDYEQHPLPESLVGDAARFLLEGMPVQVAFHNGAPLYIELPVTVELEVTHTEPGLQGDRSSAGTKPATLETGAQIQVPLFINTGDKLKVDSRDGSYLGRVNV; encoded by the coding sequence GTGGCGACCACCGCTGACTTCAAGAACGGACTCGTCCTGAATATCGACGGGCAGCTGTGGCAAATCGTCGAGTTTCAGCACGTCAAGCCGGGCAAGGGCCCGGCATTCGTGCGAACCAAGCTCAAGAACGTGCTGTCGGGCAAGGTCGTCGACAAGACCTACAACGCCGGGGTGAAGGTGGAAACCGCCACCGTGGACCGCCGCGACACCACCTACCTGTACCGCGACGGCTCGGACTTCGTGTTCATGGACAGCCAGGACTACGAGCAGCATCCGCTGCCGGAGTCCCTGGTCGGCGACGCCGCGCGGTTTCTGCTGGAGGGCATGCCGGTGCAGGTGGCCTTCCATAACGGGGCGCCGCTGTACATCGAGCTGCCGGTAACCGTCGAACTCGAAGTCACCCACACCGAGCCGGGGTTGCAGGGTGACCGGTCCAGCGCCGGCACGAAGCCGGCCACGCTGGAGACCGGCGCCCAGATCCAGGTGCCGCTGTTCATCAACACCGGGGACAAGCTGAAGGTCGATTCGCGCGACGGCAGCTACCTGGGCAGGGTCAACGTCTGA